The stretch of DNA TAGAAGCCTGGTTTATGGCAGAAACGAATCACTTCAAGAGAATAGACAAACGGCTGACAGGACGATTTATAAAAGATAGGCTTGGGTTTGATCCTTATGTCATAAACTCAGAATCGAGAGTCCATCCGGCTAAGGATCTGGATAATATCTACAGGCTTGTAGGCAAGTCGTATACAAAGAAATATAATGCTACTGTGAGAGTTGTAAATAAACTAGACTTTAATCGTCTCAGGCATCAGGTACGTTACGATGTGGGCTCTTTGAACAGGCTTTTAAGTGTGATCGATAACTTCAAAGGAAATAAGAAGTAGGTAGTTTTTACTCTTGTTTTATTTCTGCTCTAGCGTTATTTCTACAATTTCGGGTTGTGCGAAAAATCGGAATGGAAATCCTCCCATACCAACGCCCGAAGTAACATACAATTTTGTTTTACCTTTTTCTTTCCAACCATACCTGTACTTTTGTCCCGTTTGCATATATTCCGGATGATTGGTTGCCGGCATAATGGGAGCATACAATCCAAAAAGTGTTATTTGTCCCCCATGTGTGTGACCCGATAGCATAAGGTCTACAAGGTCTGTGTCTAGCAATTCCATGTAGTCGGGGTTATGAGACAGCAATATGCAGAAGTTGTTTTGCTTCACATCACTAATCGTATTGTCTATAATCTGCACATCTTCCCAAAGATCTCCTACACCTCCGATTTTTATACTGTCATTGCCTTCTTTTATCCAGTATGAGTCATTGTCGCAGATATGAAAGCCACAATTGCTAAAGCCTTGCTGTATTAGCTTGGCATCTTCCCAGTGATCATGGTTGCCCAATACCGTGTATACTCCGTATTTACTTTTTAGCTTTCTTATTTCGTCAAAGAAAGGATGCGAGTATGTTGTGCTCTTTAGTGTGTTATCCCCTCCGATAATCACTATATCGGGGTTTCGTTCATTGATTCTCTCTACCAGACGTGCTACATCTTTGCTTGTAAAGTATTTCCCGGAGTGAATATCTGATACGAAGATTATCTTCTTTCCTACAAAAGCATTGGGGATATCTTTGCTTCGGAATGTCAGTTCTTTCAGCTTTATATTCCGTGCTTCCAGATAACCATATATAAGACAGATACTGGCAACCATTAAGGCTGCCAGCGAAAAATAAGCCAGATATTTCTTCCTCTTATTTGTCACTTCTGTATTTGTTATCGTAGTCTTTTATCGAGCGGCGTATAACCTCGTGTGCTGTTTTTACATCGTATGTGCCTGTAAGAATACACCGAGGAGACTTGTCTCCGGGTAAATCCTTATAGGTGGTAAAGTAGTGTTTCAGACGGTCTATTACCATTGGCGGTACGTCCGATATATCTTTGTATGCACCGTAGATAGCATCATTTTCGAGTACTGCAATAAGCTTATCATCGGCTTTGTTGTGATCTAGTAATCTGAAACCTCCTATCGGTCTGGCTTTCACTATTATATCTCCATGCGTGATATCCTTTTCAGTCAGAACACAAATATCTACAGGGTCGTTATCTCCTTCTATATCAGTTCTTCCCAATTCATTGTTTGTAAGTTCTGCTACAAGGTCGGCACTATATGTTTGAGGGATAAATCCATAGAGGGCAGGAATGATATTTGAGTACTTCTGTGGTCTATCGATGCTAAGGTAACCGGTTTCTTTGTCCACCTCATATTTAACTGTGTCGGTAGGTACTATTTCGATAAAGCATGTTACTACCTGAGGTGCATTGCTTCCGGCATTTATTCCATGCCATGGATGTGCTTTAAATTGATGGTCGTTCATAACAAATCTTAAAAACTTATAATGTATATCCTATTTTTTGCTGCAAATTTAAAGCAATATTTTTGTTTCACCTAAAATACCGACTTTTATAACTCAATACCTTTCGGTTACGAATTTTCAAAATCAAATCACTATCTATAAAAAGGTAACAATATTTACAATATCCTGCTTTGTCGATTATTTTCTGTAACCAATTGATATCTTACGTCTTGATAGATTTTCTGTTTGCAAAAGGTGACAAAAGTAACACCTTTCGAACCTTATTTCACTGTCACTTTATATCTTCCTTTACACTTGGACGGATACTCTGACAAAATATGTTTCTAGGTTTCTTATAATAGCGACGTTTTAGCTCACAATCTATTTCAATTATATCAAAGACCTCTACAAGAGATAATTCTGATGAGAAAAAGCAATGTTGTCGACCTTCTTTTATCTATCATTTATAAATAAAATTTAATATGCCTCCACAATGGCCAAAAAGGTAATTTGTGGATTATATAAAAATTAACTAAATACTTTAAATCGTGAACTTTTCATTATCTTTGTGTTCGAATTTTTAGAACGTAATTTCATGAGCGATGACAAACAAAGGTTGCTCGACGAGCGATACATGAGAATGGCGGCTATTTGGGCCGAAAATTCGTACTGTAAGCGCAGAAAAGTAGGTGCCCTTATTGTAAAAGATAAAATGATTATATCCGATGGGTATAATGGTACTCCTTCAGGATTTGAGAATATTTGCGAAGATGAAAACAACGAAACCAAAGCATATGTTCTGCATGCCGAAGCTAATGCAATCACGAAAGTAGCCTGTTCGCATAACAGTAGTCTTGGGGCTACGATGTATGTGACTACATCGCCTTGCATAGAATGTGCAAAACTTATAATTCAGGCGGGCATAACGCGGGTTGTGTATAATCAGAAATATCGGCGTACAGATGGAGCTTCTCTTCTCGAACGTGCAGGAGTAGAGGTCGTATTTATAGATATAGAAACTAACACAGAGGGATCGGAAGATTAAATGGAAAGCGATAAGAACTTGAACAACAATTGGGAAGGGACAAACAGCAAAATGGCAGAGAATAATAATAGTAGTAAAACTAAAAAAGGAGGAAGGGGTATTTATATCTGGCTTCCGTTGTGCATTGCTGTAAGTGTCGCTGTTGGTATCTTTATAGGAAATGCTTATTCTATATTTGGTTCGGGAAGCGGATTTTTAGGGCGAAAAGGCAATAAGCTCGACGTTGTACTCGACTATATCAATAAGTCTTATGTGGATACGGTAAATGTAGATGCGCTGATCGAGAATGCTATACCAACTGTATTGGCCGGATTAGACCCGCACTCAGATTATATTAGTGCAGATATTATGAACCGCAAAGATGACGAATTGGAAGGTCATTTTAGTGGTATTGGTGTTGAGTTTATTATATTGAATGATACGCTGACAATTGTAAAAGCCATACCGGGCGGACCTTCTGAAGCTGTCGGTATACAGGCCGGAGACAGAGTTGTAACAGTGAATGACTCTCTGTTTGTGGGCAAAGGAATAAATGAAAATAAAGTGTACAGCACACTCAAAGGACCTGAAAAGACCCAAATCAAAATAGGGGTGAAGAGACAAAGTCGTGATGAGTTGATTCCATTTGTAGTAACCAGAGCCTTTGTGCCGGTGAAGAGTGTGGATGCATCGTACAAGCTTGATAATAAGATAGGATATATAAAGGTAAGTAAGTTTGGCAGCACAACATATAACGAATTTATTTCGGCAATAGCTAAATTGAAAAGTCAGGGTTGTGAATCTTTTGTTGTAGACCTCCAACAAAACACAGGAGGATACATGGAAGCTGCCATAATGATGGTGAATGAATTCCTTGCCAATGGAGAGCTGATCTTATATACAGAGGGAAGAGCTTATCCTCGTGAAAATTATTATGCTGATAATTCGGGTACATGCAAGCAAAGCCAGATTGTGGTTCTTCTCGATGAAACAAGTGCATCAGCCAGTGAGATATTTGCCGGAGCTATACAGGATAACGACAGAGGATTGATCGTCGGTCGCCGTTCGTTTGGTAAAGGATTGGTACAGGCTCAATATAAGTTCAACGATGGTTCTGCTATGCGACTCACAATTGCCCGATATCATACACCGTCCGGTAGATGTGTACAAAAGGCATACGAAAAGGGAGACCGCCAGACATATAGTATGGATCTGTACAACAGATATAGCCGAGGAGAATTTGACAATAGAGATAGTATCAAGTTCGATAACTTACCTCTTTTCCATACTCTTTCGGGAAGACCGGTGTATGGTGACGATGGCGTTTTATCCGATGTATTTGTTCCTCGCGATACGACAGGTATCAATTCGTACTACATGCGGGTAGCGAATAAAGGATTACTCAGGGAGTTTAGTTATGTGTACACCGAAAAGAACAGAGATAAACTGAAGAGCTTTAAAACATGGACTGATGCTGCAAAATATTTATCTACACAGCCTATTGTCGATAATTTTGCAGACTATGCCTATACAAAGGGAATCCGTAAACAGCCATATTTGATAGATGAATCGCGCAAGCTTCTTCAAACACAGCTCGAAGCATTTATTATACGCAACTTCTTCAGCGAAGACAATTTCTATGAAATGTTCCAAAGAGATGAGCAGATGATAAAAGAAGCGGTAAGATTGCTTAAGGCTAATAAGGCTACGCCTGATGCCATAAAGAAAGGAGCATATAAATAATGTGGATTGGTTATGATATAATATAAAACAGAAGGATAAAAGTAGAACTCTACTTTTATCCTTTTTTCTTGTATTCGTTCTATTTAAGTAGAAATTAGAAAAAGAAATGTATTTTTGTTGAAGGAATTAATTATACAAACAAAATATCTCCAACGGAACAAAGAAAATAAAGAATGAATATAGCACAGCAAAAAGAAAAACTGAGAAAAGAAATATCCTTGTTAAAGAAACAATATTCAGCTGACGACTTATACAATCGTTCGGAAGAAGTATTATCGGTTTTGGAAATAACAGGAGCATTTCAGCAGGCAAAAACTATATTTATTTATAATAGCATGGGGGATGAAGTACAGACCCTCGATTTTATCAACCGTTGGAGTGCTGAAAAGAATTTCTACTTGCCAGTTGTGGTTAAGGATGATATTGTTTTCAGAAAATATGTTCAGGATACCACTTTGAAGCAATCTTCATATGGTATAATGGAACCATTGGGTGATAATTTTACCGATTATAAAAAGGTGGATTTAATTATTGTTCCCGGTGTAGCCTTCGATCGAAAGATGGGGCGTCTGGGCAGAGGTAGGGGGTATTACGATCGCTTCTTGTCTCTCGTTTCGGCTCCTAAAATGGGTATATGTTTCGAATTTCAGCTTCTGGATACTATTCCTGTTGATACGAATGATATAAAGATGGATTATATTGTCTCTGAAAATGAATTTATTTGGAAATAAAAGAAATATTATTTCAATTAATTATGAGTTTAAAGGGATATATTAAATAAATAAAAAATCCATATATTTGCGTTCTGAAAATAAGTTTATTCTCCATATTATTTAATCTATGTCTATAATCATTAAGGAGGTTAAAGAAGATGATAAAGCTTTGAAAAAAGCATTTATTAAATTTCCTACCGATGTTCTTTATAAAAATTCTCCATATTATGTACCTTCTCTTGTTCTGGATGAACTGGGTACGTTGAATGAAAAAGAGAATCCCGCATTCGATTTTTGTGAAAAACAATTGTTCTTGGCATATAGAGATGGCGAGATCGTTGGCCGTATTGCCGGTATTATAAATCACACAGCGAATGAAATCTGGAATCAAAAAAATGCACGCTTCGGATTTGTTGATTTTATTGACGACAACGAGGTTGTAGATGCTTTGTTCGATGCGGCAGGGAAGTGGGCGAAAGCTAAAGGTATGAATGTTATAGTAGGGCCTATGGGCTTTACCGATTTAGATCACGAAGGCTTGCTGATTGAAGGTTACGACCGAGAGTCGACAATGTCTACAACATATAGTTATCCGTATTACAGAGATCAGATAGAACGCCTCGGATTTGAAAAGGATGCCGACTGGAATGAATATCGGATACCTGTTCCTGATTCTGTTCCTGAAAGACATCAGCGTATCGCTAACATGGTGATGCAGCGATATGGACTGAAGGTACTTAAATTTAAAAGCCTAAAGCAAATAACACCGTACGTAAGTAAAATATTTGAACTGTTGAATGTTGCTTATAAGCCTTTATATGGCTTTGCTCCATTGACACAACGTCAGATAGATTACTATGTGAAAATGTATGTGCCATTGCTTCGCTGGGATCTGGTATCGATAATAATTAAAGAAGATACCGATGAGGTAGTTGGATTTGGTATAGCTATGCCGAGCCTTTCTCGTGGACTTATTAAATCTCGTGGACGATTCCTCCCATTTGGTTGGATAAATCTCTTGAGGGATCTCAAAAGTAAGAAAAATCCTGTCGTAGACCTTCTGCTGATTGGTATCTCGCCCGAATATCAAGGAAAAGGTGTAAATGCTATCATCTTTAACGATTTTATACCATCAGCGCATAAGTGTGGCTTCAAATTTGCGGAATCAAATCCCGAGTTAGAGATGAACAATAAGGTTGCTTCTCTTTGGGACGGATTCAATGCCGAGAATCATAAGAAAAGAAGAGCTTATAAGAAAAATATATAAATAGAAAAAGGAATGCTGATCTCAGCATTCCTTTTTTATATAAATGAAATATCTTATTTACATATTTGTCTTTAGAAACTTAATAACCTTTTCGAATAAATAAGTTCTGTTAGCTGCACCTCGTATCGAGTGGTCTTTATCCGTAAACACAAACATATCGAATTGCTTGTTGGCTTTGACTAATGCAGCAGCATAATCCATCGTATTTTGAAAATGTACATTATCGTCGGCAGAACCGTGTATTAATAATAAATTCCCTTCTAATTTGTTAGCGAGCAAAATCGGAGAGCCTGATTGATATCCGGCTTCATTTTGCTGTGGAGTGCGCATAAAACGTTCTGCATATACAGAGTCATAAAACTTCCAATCGGTAACAGGAGCAATAGCAACTCCCGCTTTGAATACGCCATTCCCCCGGCTCATACTCATCAACACGTTGTATCCACCATAACTCCATCCCCAAATAGCAATTTTACTTCCATCAATATAAGGTAAAGAAGCAAAATGTCTTG from Dysgonomonas mossii encodes:
- a CDS encoding inorganic pyrophosphatase, with product MNDHQFKAHPWHGINAGSNAPQVVTCFIEIVPTDTVKYEVDKETGYLSIDRPQKYSNIIPALYGFIPQTYSADLVAELTNNELGRTDIEGDNDPVDICVLTEKDITHGDIIVKARPIGGFRLLDHNKADDKLIAVLENDAIYGAYKDISDVPPMVIDRLKHYFTTYKDLPGDKSPRCILTGTYDVKTAHEVIRRSIKDYDNKYRSDK
- a CDS encoding S41 family peptidase translates to MESDKNLNNNWEGTNSKMAENNNSSKTKKGGRGIYIWLPLCIAVSVAVGIFIGNAYSIFGSGSGFLGRKGNKLDVVLDYINKSYVDTVNVDALIENAIPTVLAGLDPHSDYISADIMNRKDDELEGHFSGIGVEFIILNDTLTIVKAIPGGPSEAVGIQAGDRVVTVNDSLFVGKGINENKVYSTLKGPEKTQIKIGVKRQSRDELIPFVVTRAFVPVKSVDASYKLDNKIGYIKVSKFGSTTYNEFISAIAKLKSQGCESFVVDLQQNTGGYMEAAIMMVNEFLANGELILYTEGRAYPRENYYADNSGTCKQSQIVVLLDETSASASEIFAGAIQDNDRGLIVGRRSFGKGLVQAQYKFNDGSAMRLTIARYHTPSGRCVQKAYEKGDRQTYSMDLYNRYSRGEFDNRDSIKFDNLPLFHTLSGRPVYGDDGVLSDVFVPRDTTGINSYYMRVANKGLLREFSYVYTEKNRDKLKSFKTWTDAAKYLSTQPIVDNFADYAYTKGIRKQPYLIDESRKLLQTQLEAFIIRNFFSEDNFYEMFQRDEQMIKEAVRLLKANKATPDAIKKGAYK
- a CDS encoding 5-formyltetrahydrofolate cyclo-ligase, which gives rise to MNIAQQKEKLRKEISLLKKQYSADDLYNRSEEVLSVLEITGAFQQAKTIFIYNSMGDEVQTLDFINRWSAEKNFYLPVVVKDDIVFRKYVQDTTLKQSSYGIMEPLGDNFTDYKKVDLIIVPGVAFDRKMGRLGRGRGYYDRFLSLVSAPKMGICFEFQLLDTIPVDTNDIKMDYIVSENEFIWK
- a CDS encoding deoxycytidylate deaminase, whose protein sequence is MSDDKQRLLDERYMRMAAIWAENSYCKRRKVGALIVKDKMIISDGYNGTPSGFENICEDENNETKAYVLHAEANAITKVACSHNSSLGATMYVTTSPCIECAKLIIQAGITRVVYNQKYRRTDGASLLERAGVEVVFIDIETNTEGSED
- a CDS encoding metallophosphoesterase; translation: MTNKRKKYLAYFSLAALMVASICLIYGYLEARNIKLKELTFRSKDIPNAFVGKKIIFVSDIHSGKYFTSKDVARLVERINERNPDIVIIGGDNTLKSTTYSHPFFDEIRKLKSKYGVYTVLGNHDHWEDAKLIQQGFSNCGFHICDNDSYWIKEGNDSIKIGGVGDLWEDVQIIDNTISDVKQNNFCILLSHNPDYMELLDTDLVDLMLSGHTHGGQITLFGLYAPIMPATNHPEYMQTGQKYRYGWKEKGKTKLYVTSGVGMGGFPFRFFAQPEIVEITLEQK